A genomic stretch from Pristiophorus japonicus isolate sPriJap1 chromosome 6, sPriJap1.hap1, whole genome shotgun sequence includes:
- the s100p gene encoding calcium-activated potassium channel subunit beta-2, producing the protein MLRDETNAFLKEPQKKLGSLRRSVISSSSVRRTIGGSVPTMFLWSRPQHREQHRRSFYKKIRAYDVLDKRKTATALKAGEDRAISLGLGMLMCSILIAFLLGIKMVQSHKESVWTEESKCTVLEARITNCKNCTYSCVPDCWKPSQYPCIQVYVNLSSSGMRVVLHHTEEAARFNSECFCAAKCKKNHSETEMLIASIIENISQFQSISFPCYYDPEGRQKNVLLTRFDVSNALFHSLLWPSCMFLGGTVIVVMVKLTQYLSLLSEQSDKKM; encoded by the exons GTCCCTTCGACGCAGTGTGATTTCCTCCTCTTCTGTGAGGCGCACCATTGGTGGTTCAGTGCCTACAATGTTTTTGTGGTCCAGGCCACAACACAGAGAGCAACACAGAAG AAGTTTTTATAAAAAAATAAGAGCGTATGATGTTCTGGACAAACGGAAAACAGCCACTGCCCTGAAAGCAGGAGAGGACAGGGCCATATCTCTGGGTCTGGGAATGCTGATGTGTTCGATATTGATTGCCTTCCTTTTGGGAATAAAAATGGTCCAATCCCACAAGGAGAG TGTTTGGACAGAGGAGTCAAAATGCACTGTCCTTGAAGCAAGAATTACAAACTGCAAGAACTGCACATACAGCTGTGTGCCAGATTGTTGGAAACCATCACAGTATCCTTGCATACAGGTATATGTTAATCTATCCTCTTCAGGGATGAGGGTTGTGCTACACCACACAGAAGAGGCTGCACGCTTCAATTCTGAG tgtttctgtgctgcaaagtgTAAAAAGAATCATTCAGAAACTGAAATGCTAATAGCCTCTATTATAGAAAACATCTCACAATTCCAGTCTATCTCTTTTCCTTGTTATTATGACCCAGAAGGAAGGCAAAAGAATGTTCTCTTGACAAGGTTTGATGTGTCTAATGCTTTGTTCCATTCATTGCTCTGGCCTTCTTGTATGTTTCTTGGCGGAACTGTAATTGTTGTCATGGTGAAGCTGACACAGTACCTGTCTTTGCTTAGTGAACAGTCAGATAAGAAAatgtaa